One region of Malania oleifera isolate guangnan ecotype guangnan chromosome 6, ASM2987363v1, whole genome shotgun sequence genomic DNA includes:
- the LOC131158567 gene encoding LOW QUALITY PROTEIN: LOB domain-containing protein 24-like (The sequence of the model RefSeq protein was modified relative to this genomic sequence to represent the inferred CDS: substituted 2 bases at 2 genomic stop codons), which translates to CATCKYLRRKCVLDCNFSPYFPSNNPKKFARVHKIYGASNFAGKLIIPVPVDQRGPVENLYFEAXCRMQAPVXGCVRTISLLHQQIQNSEREQANPG; encoded by the exons TGTGCAACTTGCAAATATTTGAGAAGAAAATGTGTCTTAGATTGCAATTTCTCACCTTATTTTCCTTCTAATAATCCTAAAAAATTTGCTCGTGTTCACAAAATCTATGGTGCCAGCAATTTTGCAGGTAAACTTATCATT CCAGTCCCGGTGGACCAAAGAGGGCCAGTAGAAAATTTATATTTTGAGGCATAGTGTAGGATGCAAGCCCCAGTGTAAGGATGTGTGAGAACCATATCTCTACTGCACCAAcaaatacaaaattcagaaaGAGAGCAGGCCAATCCAGGCTGA